One part of the Melospiza melodia melodia isolate bMelMel2 chromosome 3, bMelMel2.pri, whole genome shotgun sequence genome encodes these proteins:
- the PCARE gene encoding photoreceptor cilium actin regulator, which yields MGCTPSRSETDSTAARIGLKALNKPKSVLPIDSRDKGIPLLVKGSSCYTIDEYGFQRKDYLEEEEEDRLSELDKNENVHLSSKAHSDSQISREDKKIERTATDAEVIMSELIESQKHITESIEIRKQTSCESEASAFIWDDRNESNAKQIPKKGKKKKTHKLAKHGQPNKSKEKSIVAPCETEKKVDFPELLVKAHQSAYAYLHPNLSKYETILHMANQATQTQLFLQQMISFLVLRFDEINQLLEEIANDGENLLKDVGGNLAWPAEKDDLKEHPDLLQQLLQYTVNKMQLVSGMLASLTSNALQETCSYLQSAASNLEGKLKAKQSFDEHLLRTVKLLEASTVGSSQPHGDDRTLCSEDSGIGVDNESLKEFSALSQHGAQPGESCAHGHPSRKHAGAAERVSMDTAASHGCALGRHSKDVFHPSVQSREATSCQGGVAEGTSTMPQHASLSKSRSHSSLQSDSTQEGEHFKTCESTDFPSDEDEDDDDDDEEESTLGEDDDSTSLSEMGKDALLRSLSSPALTDSIQRQSIKRTENADTEEIILKMKDAISEKIKFVPAKSRRKEWIEDESGRAVLAKRPSTATGRQRRFGKQRRSRSEESLRSQAEDPTLLELQRTQKELSKRLEMLYRKDRANNLESWKSRAAHYLQDDQVMSRSSRKLKAGLSKNFSILPNQDKVPLFTSDENPVLLNEKRVKKPVIATVPSQETSGGRENEPPGAQTLSASSCTPRQSVKKLIETFSPTDDLAKAKPLRSLGPIKCIRKFGLPVIPPTAPFQRGLAPLNLKHRISPVEDTNTSDVSSNFPNAFLPAPLAELSTKDTKEETDEDTENLPPPPPEMLMDTSSENLSEPEETARTEGSSSEDAKKTTKPELHAAKRSQVSPKMKASLQSIDLLPSKNISGPSGVTNKGLRSTRSGEEKPHRYSLELNPTNVRIPSQEEILETQRKEAADLYKQTHKIIPLQNPSGASTPLSSSSESKGPDPAAPSGPRQKHGSPDPLRSSDKGSLFTRRVSPARTAPSSPTEKRLFSPPAPHRHSLHAFSSTQPSSPSVQRKPSPPSSPRVPSPPLQKKLPSPPAQRKPLSPPVGHRQGSPTAQRLAGSPAPFPSTPSPPASPSRSYRGPRAGLDAGDEHQLSSSKRGSNVRSIFCPATSTLFEARAPVAPSKGPAEVGSQPEAAGHPQRSSLLLQQPGDRSRRLSLSTSHPQPFVRRSFSDRRPGAQPHLPAPLTAGSEPALHQASLEKSPRRAGDSWNSSGAPENRDSSRSASHPELFVVGQGLQRD from the exons ATGGGCTGCACACCTTCTCGCAGTGAGACTGATAGCACTGCTGCAAGAATTGGTCTTAAGGCTTTGAATAAACCCAAAAGTGTTTTGCCGATTGATTCGAGAGATAAAGGAATCCCTCTGCTGGTTAAAGGTTCATCTTGCTACACTATTGATGAGTATGGGTTTCAGAGGAAGGACTAcctggaagaagaggaggaggatagaCTGTCAGAGCTGGACAAAAATGAGAATGTGCACTTATCTTCCAAGGCTCATTCAGATTCCCAGATTTCCAGGGAAGACAAGAAAATCGAGAGGACAGCCACAGATGCTGAAGTCATTATGTCTGAGCTGATTGAGTCTCAAAAGCACATCACTGAGTCCATAGAGATCAGAAAGCAAACCTCCTGCGAATCAGAAGCGTCGGCTTTCATCTGGGATGACAGGAATGAAAGCAACGCAaagcaaatcccaaagaaaggaaagaagaagaaaacccaTAAGCTGGCAAAGCACGGTCAACCCAACAAAAGTAAAGAAAAGTCCATTGTGGCCCCGTGTGAGACAGAGAAGAAGGTGGACTTCCCAGAGCTGCTCGTCAAGGCTCACCAGAGTGCGTATGCCTACTTACACCCCAACCTGTCCAAGTATGAAACTATCCTGCACATGGCCAACCAGGCCACCCAGACTCAGCTCTTCCTGCAGCAGATGATCAGCTTCCTCGTGCTTCGCTTCGATGAAATCAACCAGCTCTTGGAAGAAATCGCCAACGATGGGGAAAATCTTCTCAAGGACGTAGGTGGGAATCTGGCGTGGCCGGCGGAAAAGGACGATTTGAAGGAGCACCCTGATCTCCTGCAACAGCTACTGCAGTACACAGTGAACAAAATGCAGCTGGTGAGTGGGATGCTGGCCTCCCTCACGTCCAACGCCCTGCAGGAGACATGCAGCTACCTGCAGTCTGCTGCAAGCAACTTGGAAGGCAAACtgaaagcaaagcagagctttgaTGAGCACCTGCTACGGACGGTAAAGCTGCTCGAAGCCTCAACTGTGGGGTCCTCTCAGCCCCACGGTGATGACAGGACTCTCTGTTCTGAGGACAGTGGCATTGGTGTGGACAATGAATCTCTCAAAGAGTTCAGTGCTCTCAGCCAGCATGGAGCACAGCCAGGCGAGTCCTGTGCACACGGGCATCCATCCCGAAAACACGCTGGAGCCGCGGAGCGTGTGAGCATGGACACAGCTGCATCCCATGGCTGCGCTCTTGGAAGGCATTCCAAGGATGTGTTTCATCCATCTGTGCAAAGCAGGGAAGCGACTTCTTGTCAGGGTGGAGTAGCAGAAGGCACTTCTACCATGCCCCAGCATGCAAGCTTGAGCAAAAGCCGTTCCCACAGCTCCTTGCAGTCTGATTCTACTCAGGAAGGTGAACATTTCAAAACCTGTGAATCAACAGATTTTCCTtcagatgaggatgaggatgatgatgatgatgatgaagaagagaGCACGCTGGGGGAGGATGATGACAGCACAAGTTTATCAGAAATGGGGAAGGATGCTCTACTGAGGTCCCTGTCTTCACCTGCACTCACTGATAGCATTCAGAGGCAGTCCATCAAAAGGACAGAGAATGCAGATACAGAAGAAATCATTCTGAAGATGAAAGATGCCATCAGTGAAAAAATCAAGTTCGTCCCAGCTAAATCCAGGCGTAAGGAGTGGATAGAGGATGAGAGTGGAAGAGCAGTCCTAGCAAAGAGGCCCAGTACAGCAACAGGCAGACAGAGAAGGTTTGGGAAACAGCGACGGTCCAGGTCAGAGGAGTCCCTCAGAAGCCAGGCAGAGGACCCAACTCTCCTAGAGCTTCAGAGGACTCAAAAAGAGCTCAGCAAAAGGCTGGAAATGTTGTATAGAAAGGACAGAGCTAACAACCTGGAGTCGTGGAAATCAAGAGCAGCACATTATTTGCAGGATGATCAAGTTATGTCTAGGTCCTCCCGCAAGCTGAAGGCAGGCCTCTCAAAAAATTTCAGCATCCTGCCTAACCAGGATAAAGTCCCTTTGTTCACATCTGATGAAAATCCTGTTCTGCTGAATGAAAAGAGAGTCAAGAAGCCTGTAATAGCTACTGTGCCTAGCCAGGAGACATCAGGAGGCAGAGAAAATGAGCCTCCTGGAGCACAAACCTTGAGTGCCAGCAGCTGCACCCCCCGGCAGTCTGTCAAAAAGCTGATTGAAACCTTCAGTCCTACTGATGATCTTGCAAAAGCCAAACCTCTAAGATCCTTAGGACCAATAAAGTGCATCAGAAAATTTGGACTTCCAGTCATCCCACCCACCGCTCCCTTTCAGAGAGGCCTGGCACCTTTAAATCTTAAGCATCGCATTTCACCAGTAGAAGACACAAACACCAGTGATGTTTCTTCTAACTTTCCAAATGCCTTTCTTCCTGCACCACTTGCAGAATTAAGCACGAAGGACACAAAGGAAGAGACTGATGAAGACACTGAGAacctgccaccaccaccacctgaaATGTTAATGGACACTTCTTCTGAAAATTTATCTGAGCCTGAAGAAACTGCAAGAACAGAAGGAAGCTCTTCGGAAGATGCCAAAAAGACCACCAAACCAGAATTGCATGCTGCTAAGAGATCACAGGTTTCCCCAAAAATGAAAGCTTCCCTTCAGTCCATCGACCTGCTGCCAAGCAAAAATATCAGTGGCCCCAGTGGGGTGACTAATAAAGGTCTAAGGAGCACCAGGTCAGGGGAAGAGAAACCACACAGGTACTCCCTGGAGCTGAACCCAACCAACGTGCGCATCCCCAGCCAGGAGGAGATTTTGGAAACCCAGAGGAAAGAGGCTGCGGATTTATACAAGCAAACCCATAAAATCATTCCTCTTCAGAACCCCAGTGGGGCTTCAACCccactcagcagcagctcagagagCAAGGGGCCCGACCCAGCCGCGCCGTCGGGGCCACGCCAGAAGCACGGCTCTCCGGACCCGCTCCGGAGCAGCGACAAGGGCTCGCTGTTCACCAGGAGGGTCTCCCCAGCGAGAACTGCTCCCTCTTCCCCAACTGAGAAACGGCTCTTCAGCCCCCCAGCGCCCCACAGACATTCTCTGCACGCCTTCAGCAGCACCCAGCCGAGCTCACCCAGCGTGCAGAGGAAACCCAGTcccccctccagccccagggtGCCCAGCCCTCCTCTGCAGAAGAAGCTGCCCTCTCCACCAGCACAGAGAAAACCACTCAGCCCTCCTgtggggcacaggcagggctcaccCACAGCACAGCGGCTGGCAGgatccccagctccattccccagcaccccctccccaccagccTCCCCATCTCGCTCCTACAGggggcccagggctgggctggatgccGGGGACGAGCACCAGCTCTCCTCCTCCAAGAGGGGCAGCAACGTCCGCTCCATATTTTGCCCGGCCACCTCTACCTTATTCGAAGCCAGAGCTCCAGTGGCCCCCAGCAAGGGCCCTGCTGAGGTGGGCAGCCAGCCTGAGGCTGCAGGGCACCCCCAGAGGAGCagcctgctgctccagcagcccgGGGACCGCAGCAGGAGGCTGTCCCTGAGCACCAGCCACCCACAGCCCTTCGTCAGGAGAAGTTTCTCCGACCGCCGCCCAGGGGCCCAGCCTCACCTCCCAGCTCCTCTGACAGCTGGCAGTGAGCCTGCACTTCACCAGGCAAG CTTGGAGAAGAGCCCTAGGAGAGCAGGTGACTCGTGGAACAGCTCTGGGGCTCCTGAGAACAGAGATTCCAGCAGATCTGCTTCCCACCCCGAGCTCTTCGTCGtgggccaggggctgcagagggactgA